One part of the Bacteroidia bacterium genome encodes these proteins:
- a CDS encoding DUF6428 family protein translates to MNWQSFKDSLSAHPEAPLQFEYASEQYVSPAYHITEIKQAQITSVDCGGKMNAWNEVVVQLWVPEGKAEEVPMSSAKALKIIDLVEKSLQIHPDAPVKIEYGDAAFPTRQMLIEEIGTQDGEVRVSLVADKTQCKANDRGGECGPKKTEKPKVVLQSLGSSLSVANEGDCCTPESGCC, encoded by the coding sequence ATGAATTGGCAAAGTTTTAAAGATAGCCTATCTGCTCATCCGGAAGCTCCTCTTCAGTTTGAATATGCTTCGGAGCAGTATGTTAGTCCTGCTTATCACATTACCGAAATCAAGCAGGCCCAAATCACCTCTGTAGATTGTGGAGGGAAAATGAATGCGTGGAACGAAGTTGTCGTACAACTTTGGGTTCCCGAAGGCAAGGCTGAAGAAGTACCTATGTCTTCAGCTAAGGCACTCAAGATCATTGATCTGGTAGAGAAAAGTTTACAAATCCACCCGGATGCACCGGTGAAGATTGAATATGGGGACGCTGCTTTCCCCACACGCCAAATGTTGATAGAAGAAATAGGAACCCAGGATGGAGAAGTACGGGTAAGCCTGGTTGCTGATAAAACTCAGTGCAAAGCCAATGATAGAGGAGGGGAGTGCGGTCCTAAGAAAACAGAAAAGCCTAAAGTCGTATTACAAAGCCTGGGGAGTAGCCTGAGTGTCGCCAATGAAGGCGATTGCTGCACTCCCGAGTCGGGCTGTTGTTAA
- a CDS encoding nucleotidyltransferase domain-containing protein — translation MQHTSREGERKQIFDKALKTYIDQVSENPEVIGIIASGSYAHGRLDKHSDIDVYVILKEGIDFRERGNTWIGGVEIEYFHNPPEQIRAYFRQEGDKPHTAHIMAHGECRLERDPVIAELVNEARARLKKKAEPITDVQRELAKYGLDDQRKDYWDCLDNGDMLGARLVAAGIIEDCIKLHFQLKQQFPQKKKRLIPFLSKDDPEFGRILAEAIEASCRRDEEKSLLALISHIEDRLGGPRPREWIFRGNLNLA, via the coding sequence ATGCAGCACACTAGTCGGGAGGGAGAGCGAAAACAAATTTTCGACAAAGCCCTCAAAACCTACATAGATCAAGTAAGTGAAAATCCGGAAGTGATCGGGATCATCGCCAGTGGATCTTATGCACACGGTAGACTGGACAAGCATTCTGACATAGATGTATATGTGATACTAAAGGAAGGGATTGACTTTAGGGAAAGAGGCAATACCTGGATTGGAGGAGTCGAGATTGAGTATTTCCACAATCCCCCCGAGCAAATACGTGCCTATTTTAGACAAGAAGGAGATAAACCTCATACTGCTCATATCATGGCTCATGGTGAATGTCGCCTGGAGCGAGATCCCGTCATAGCCGAACTGGTGAATGAGGCAAGGGCAAGACTGAAGAAAAAGGCGGAACCCATCACAGATGTGCAAAGAGAATTGGCCAAGTATGGCTTGGACGATCAGCGAAAAGACTATTGGGACTGTCTGGATAATGGGGATATGCTGGGAGCTCGGCTCGTTGCTGCAGGAATCATTGAGGATTGCATTAAGCTCCATTTTCAGCTAAAACAACAATTTCCCCAAAAGAAAAAGCGACTTATCCCTTTCCTAAGCAAAGATGATCCGGAATTTGGACGAATCCTGGCAGAAGCCATTGAGGCTAGCTGTAGAAGAGATGAAGAGAAAAGCCTGCTTGCACTTATCAGTCATATCGAGGATCGACTGGGCGGACCAAGGCCTCGGGAATGGATTTTCAGGGGAAATTTGAACCTTGCCTGA
- a CDS encoding GNAT family N-acetyltransferase encodes MIHLRALSEGDALPIEQAFNAQGWKKPASQYERYFQFQEKGERDIILAEWEGEFAGYLTIQWISGYTFFKSQGIPEIVDLNVLQKFHRKGIASAMMDEAERRMSLISDFAGIGVGMPPDYGAAQVMYVRRGYVPDGKGLFYHGKPAVYHTKIEVDDGLVLYLTKDLRSKP; translated from the coding sequence ATGATCCATTTGAGAGCCCTTAGCGAAGGGGATGCATTGCCTATCGAACAAGCCTTTAACGCACAAGGATGGAAAAAACCAGCCAGCCAATACGAACGATATTTCCAATTTCAAGAAAAGGGCGAAAGAGATATCATTCTAGCAGAATGGGAGGGAGAATTTGCGGGCTATTTGACCATCCAATGGATTTCAGGTTATACATTTTTCAAATCGCAAGGAATCCCGGAGATCGTTGATTTGAATGTTCTACAAAAATTTCATCGGAAAGGAATCGCGAGTGCAATGATGGATGAGGCAGAAAGGCGAATGAGTCTCATATCAGATTTTGCGGGAATTGGTGTGGGAATGCCTCCGGATTATGGAGCAGCTCAGGTCATGTATGTCCGGCGAGGCTATGTTCCGGATGGAAAGGGACTGTTTTATCATGGAAAGCCAGCCGTTTACCATACAAAAATAGAAGTAGATGATGGGCTCGTTTTATACCTGACCAAGGATTTAAGAAGTAAGCCTTAA
- a CDS encoding metalloregulator ArsR/SmtB family transcription factor produces MAINKKHSFESRQIELADFAKALAHPARIAIIEVLIKRQSCICGEIVEELPLSQSTVSQHLKELKKVGLITGEIEGVRTCYCLDLTVFDQFIGLFQHLKGEIDTYKEKINCC; encoded by the coding sequence ATGGCGATCAATAAAAAACATAGTTTCGAAAGTAGGCAGATTGAGTTGGCAGATTTCGCAAAAGCATTGGCGCATCCTGCCCGCATAGCCATCATTGAAGTATTGATAAAAAGGCAGAGTTGTATATGCGGAGAGATTGTAGAAGAACTGCCTTTATCCCAATCAACGGTTTCCCAGCACCTGAAAGAATTGAAGAAAGTCGGTTTGATTACTGGCGAGATTGAAGGGGTACGGACCTGTTATTGCCTGGACCTGACGGTTTTTGATCAGTTCATTGGACTCTTCCAACACCTCAAAGGAGAGATCGATACCTATAAAGAGAAAATTAATTGTTGTTAA